The DNA segment ACATCAGCACCGAGTAGGCGGTGTTGTCGCCGGTCGCGGGGCCGTTGGTGTCGACGTCTTCCTGCGGGGCGCCCATCACCTGCAGTTCGGGCAGGTCGACGACGAGGGTGTTGGTGGCCGGACAGTATGAGACCGGTGGGCTGGGACGCGCATCCGGGCAGCTCTCGGCGGCCTCGGCGGTGAACTCCAGCGCCGGCGGCCGGGCCGGCCGGAACGAGATGTTCAGCGCGTCGACGATGGCGCGCACGGACTCCTCGGCCACCGGCAGCTCCCCGGTCTGGTCCTCCGGCAGCAGTACCGGCAGATCGCCGCGGCGCTGCCCGATCTCGCGCAGGTCGATCGCCGCGCACGAGCCGGGCCCGTCGGTGAAGCCGAACTGGAAGGCCGATACGCGTTCGAACGCCGAACCGTGTTCGTCGATGCTTGCGAGGTCGTCGGCCTCGCTGAACAACGGGTCGCGGAACGCGATCACCGCCGACAGCACGCCGTTGAGTCCGTCGGCGGTGCTCAGCGTGAAGCGCGGCGACGAGCCCTCGGCCACCCAGCGCATGTAGGCCCCGGCGAAGCAGTCGGCCTGCTGTTCGGCGACGAGCACCGGGGTGCCCGGCTTGTTGAGCCGCGCCTGGTGTTCGATCGCGTGGCCGTACTCGTGGGCGAGCACCATCGCGACGCCCATGTCGCCGTTCGCGCCACGCAACGCGGGCAGCAGTTCGCCGCGGTCC comes from the Mycolicibacterium litorale genome and includes:
- a CDS encoding peptidase — protein: MSRRQVFGAAALLVAGLAVAACTTTLQGRPVSVFDDPFRVAGMDATDGPTGLRPDAQDPTREVADSDGGDIDALAAAAVSDIEEFWAQAYPETFDGAEFTPVDALVSWDSTDFDGMFCGADTIGLVNAGFCLDDNTIGWDRGELLPALRGANGDMGVAMVLAHEYGHAIEHQARLNKPGTPVLVAEQQADCFAGAYMRWVAEGSSPRFTLSTADGLNGVLSAVIAFRDPLFSEADDLASIDEHGSAFERVSAFQFGFTDGPGSCAAIDLREIGQRRGDLPVLLPEDQTGELPVAEESVRAIVDALNISFRPARPPALEFTAEAAESCPDARPSPPVSYCPATNTLVVDLPELQVMGAPQEDVDTNGPATGDNTAYSVLMSRYLQAVQHEQGLVLDTAEAALRTACLTGVATTALTRDVTTPDGNTIALTAGDLDEAVSGILTNGLAASDVNGDSVPSGFARIDAFRVGVLGDEQRCLARFP